Within Rubricoccus marinus, the genomic segment GACGACGGCGTCGAGCACCTCTGGCGGTGCGTTCATCTCCAGGAGGACGCGCTTGCGGCTGGCGAGGACGCCGCGCAAGAGGACGACGAGGTTCTCGATGGACTCGCGCTTCTCCATGTCCTCCAGCGCCGCCGGGTGCGCGAGAAACCGCGTCGTGCTCTCCATGACCGTCTCGACGATCTGGAGGCGGTTGGCGCGGAGCGTGGCGCCCGTCGCCGTGTTGTCTACGACCAAGTCCGCGTCCTCTGGCGGGAAGACCTCGGTCGCGCCGTAGGAGCGGACGAACGTGAAGTCGACGCCGAGACCCTCCAGCCAGTCCGTCGTCAGGCGGCGGTACTCCGAGACCGCGATCAGTGGCTTCTTGCGCAGCGCGTCCCAGTCCTGATCCTCCGGGATCGCAGCGACGATCTTGACCGGATCGAAGCCGAGGTCGAGAAGCTCCACCACGTCGGCGCGCTGCTCGCGCACCCAGTCGGCACCGGCGAAGCCGCAGTCGTGCTGCCCCAGCGCGAGCAGCGGCGGGATGTTCTGGCTCTTGAGCAGCTTGACCTGAATGCCGTCCACGTTGACCGAGGGGCGGTAGGTGCGCTCGGCGCCGGAGAGCGTGATGCCGCACTCGGCGAGGGCGGCCTGCACGGCGACCTGGATGCGGCCTTTGGGGAGAACGAGCTTGAGCATGGGAGCGGGGAGCGACGAGAGGGGCAGAAACAGAAAAACCCCACCGGTTGACCGGCGGGGCTCGAACGGGGGGGGCCTCTGGCGCGGTTAGCGCGTGGGCGTAGCCGTCGTCACCACGTCGGTCAGGAGACCGAGGTGTGCGTGGTAATGATGGTGACGGCGAGAAGTCATAGCACGAAGGTCGGCACGGTCCACGCCCGGGGCACGGTGCGGTTCGCGAAGTCCGGGCGAAGGCGGGAGCGGGAAAAGAGAGGGCGCTCCCAAACTCGGTTCTGGCCTCTGGCGCCAGAGGCGTACGAGCAGCGGTCCTTTGCTGCACTCGAAGCCGACGTTCCCACGCCCCGCAACGCTCGCCAGAGGCCTCCAACCAAGGCTGCCGCCGCGCGTCGGTAGTTTGCACCCGACACCCTCAGGACTCATGCTCAAAGAACAACTCGCGCAGGACCTCAAGGACGCCATGCGCGCCAAAGACACCGTCCGACTCGGCGCGATCCGGATGCTCCAGACGGCCATCACGCAGGAAGAGAAGAAGACCGGCCAGCCGCTGAGCGCAGAGGATCTGGTCGCGGTCGTGCAGAAGCAGGCTAAGCAGCGGCGCGAGTCCATCAAGCAGTTCGTCGAGGGCGGGCGCGAGGATCTCGCGGACCGCGAGCGTGCCGAGCTTCCGTGGCTGGAGGTGTACATGCCTGCGCAGGCGAGCGACGAGGACATCCACAACGTCGTCCACGCCATTGTGCAGCGGACCGGCGCGACGACGATGAAGGACATGGGCCGCGTCATGGGCGAGGCGATGAGCGAACTCAAAGGCGTTGCCGATGGCAACCGCGTCCGCACGGTGGTGCAGCAGCTTCTGAACGCGTGAGCACGCTCGACTGGGTTCTCGCGGCCGGTCTCGGCATCGGCCTCTGGCGCGGGGTCAAGACTGGCGCACTTGCTCAGGCTGTTGGGACGGTCGGCTGGCTGCTCGGCTTCGTGGTGGCAACGGCGCTGATGGGGCCGGTTGGCGAGATGGCCGCCGCGGCGTTGGGCGTGAGCCCGCGGACCGGCCCGATTCTCGGCTTCGTCGTCGCCTTCGGTGCCGTCGTCGTCGGACTCATGGCCGCGGCGCACGTCGCGCGCAAGGGGCTAGAGGCCGTCAAGCTGGGCGGCGTCGACAAGCTCGCGGGCGCGGGCGTCGGCGCGCTCCGGGCCGCCTTCGGCCTTAGCGTGATGCTCCTCGTGACCGGCTTCTCGCCGCTGCCTGGCTCCGGGCCGATCCTCATCTCGCAGGAGACGCG encodes:
- the hisG gene encoding ATP phosphoribosyltransferase — encoded protein: MLKLVLPKGRIQVAVQAALAECGITLSGAERTYRPSVNVDGIQVKLLKSQNIPPLLALGQHDCGFAGADWVREQRADVVELLDLGFDPVKIVAAIPEDQDWDALRKKPLIAVSEYRRLTTDWLEGLGVDFTFVRSYGATEVFPPEDADLVVDNTATGATLRANRLQIVETVMESTTRFLAHPAALEDMEKRESIENLVVLLRGVLASRKRVLLEMNAPPEVLDAVVGLLPAMKSPTVSKLHREDGFSVRAAVPMSAVRTLVPQLLAAGATDILELPIRKIIPGLDTPLAVSGTGVGTQGATPEASGEAAPDPAALDGGDVLPPP
- a CDS encoding GatB/YqeY domain-containing protein; this translates as MLKEQLAQDLKDAMRAKDTVRLGAIRMLQTAITQEEKKTGQPLSAEDLVAVVQKQAKQRRESIKQFVEGGREDLADRERAELPWLEVYMPAQASDEDIHNVVHAIVQRTGATTMKDMGRVMGEAMSELKGVADGNRVRTVVQQLLNA
- a CDS encoding CvpA family protein; protein product: MSTLDWVLAAGLGIGLWRGVKTGALAQAVGTVGWLLGFVVATALMGPVGEMAAAALGVSPRTGPILGFVVAFGAVVVGLMAAAHVARKGLEAVKLGGVDKLAGAGVGALRAAFGLSVMLLVTGFSPLPGSGPILISQETRETSLLAPPIEPVAPFAWDLARGLAPGIQEAVQDRFNTWQESREERAGEEIVEEGASGE